Proteins encoded within one genomic window of Nitrospina gracilis 3/211:
- a CDS encoding chlorite dismutase family protein, translated as MAIDDKELEQLMPETSLNWTEDAKARMLNVPFFVRKSVVRGIEQYARDKSIELIDDEVVSRARQEREGEAIAKMQAERKAREAQPGSRRQYVNFAFYKLDSAFRRLPQAEIDAAKEEFINVLEDYDAQDGTIVLAYSTVGVRCDSEIMLWRISYEMENFQKMTTAMLRTKLGKYLDTTYSYFSQTKRSMYMDLFNPEHEEDRTHIIPGKAKYLFIYPFTKKREWYLLSKYARQGIMDEHIYVGNQYPSVKLNTTYCFGLDDYDFVVAFETDYPDDFLDLVMDLRETEGSRYTEKDTPIFSCTAMSIRDAVETLGV; from the coding sequence ATGGCAATCGATGACAAAGAGCTGGAACAATTAATGCCGGAAACGAGCCTGAACTGGACCGAAGATGCCAAAGCCCGGATGCTGAATGTGCCCTTTTTCGTGCGGAAAAGCGTGGTCCGTGGGATCGAACAATATGCCCGGGATAAATCCATTGAATTGATTGACGACGAAGTGGTCTCCCGGGCCCGGCAGGAGCGTGAAGGCGAAGCGATTGCCAAAATGCAGGCCGAGCGGAAAGCGCGGGAAGCACAACCCGGCAGCCGCCGCCAGTACGTCAACTTCGCATTTTACAAGCTTGATTCGGCGTTCCGGCGCCTGCCGCAGGCCGAGATCGACGCGGCGAAGGAAGAATTCATCAATGTGCTGGAAGATTACGACGCACAGGACGGGACGATCGTCCTCGCTTATTCCACGGTGGGTGTCCGTTGTGATTCGGAAATCATGCTGTGGCGGATTTCCTACGAGATGGAAAACTTCCAGAAAATGACCACCGCTATGCTGCGCACCAAACTGGGCAAGTACCTCGACACCACGTATTCGTATTTTTCGCAGACAAAGCGGTCGATGTACATGGACCTGTTCAACCCTGAGCACGAGGAAGACCGGACGCACATCATCCCGGGAAAGGCCAAGTACCTGTTCATCTATCCGTTCACCAAGAAACGCGAATGGTACCTGCTTTCCAAGTACGCTCGGCAGGGCATCATGGACGAGCACATTTATGTAGGCAACCAGTACCCGTCGGTGAAACTGAACACCACGTACTGCTTCGGCCTGGACGACTACGATTTCGTCGTGGCGTTCGAAACGGATTACCCGGACGATTTCCTCGATCTGGTCATGGACCTGCGCGAGACGGAAGGCAGCCGCTACACGGAAAAAGACACGCCTATTTTCTCCTGCACGGCAATGTCCATTCGCGATGCGGTGGAAACGCTGGGCGTCTGA
- a CDS encoding J domain-containing protein: MIQYYKILGVSSRASLTEIKKAYKEQVKKWHPDRFPHADESAQKKAHDLFSSITEAYQKLVDLHTNRQQGFYEEDRFSGFQRPFNPDFGRTTQPPPPGVRAETDIPGYFIQTFNNGDRYEGQFHNDMMHGMGHYVRANGDVYTGQFRFNKAHGNGKMTFANGDTYTGEFVEDAMCGRGTYIYANGDRYVGRFQADMPHGEGVLISDGKAYGGQWEFGQLRAEGSM; the protein is encoded by the coding sequence ATGATCCAGTACTACAAAATACTCGGCGTTTCTTCCAGGGCCAGCCTGACGGAAATCAAAAAAGCATACAAGGAACAGGTCAAGAAATGGCACCCCGACCGCTTTCCCCATGCCGACGAATCCGCGCAGAAAAAGGCCCACGACCTGTTTTCCTCCATAACCGAAGCGTACCAGAAGCTGGTGGACCTGCACACCAACCGCCAGCAGGGATTTTACGAGGAGGACCGGTTCAGCGGATTCCAACGGCCTTTCAACCCCGATTTCGGCCGGACCACCCAGCCCCCACCACCCGGTGTCCGCGCGGAAACCGACATACCGGGGTACTTCATCCAGACTTTCAACAACGGCGACCGCTACGAGGGTCAGTTCCACAACGACATGATGCACGGCATGGGCCACTACGTGCGCGCCAACGGCGACGTGTACACAGGTCAGTTCCGGTTCAACAAAGCACACGGCAACGGCAAGATGACCTTCGCCAACGGCGACACCTATACGGGTGAATTTGTGGAAGATGCCATGTGTGGTCGCGGTACTTACATTTATGCCAACGGCGACCGCTACGTGGGCCGTTTCCAGGCTGACATGCCCCACGGGGAGGGTGTTCTCATCTCTGATGGAAAGGCGTACGGAGGGCAATGGGAATTCGGGCAACTGCGGGCAGAGGGCTCGATGTAA